In a single window of the Gemmatimonadales bacterium genome:
- a CDS encoding serine/threonine-protein kinase produces the protein MTETLESLKAALTDRYTLERELGRGGMATVYLAHDLRHDRSVALKVLHPDLTTTLGPDRVQREIRYAARLQHPHILTVLDSGESGGQLWFTMPYVEGESLRERLTRDRQLSLEDALRIGREAAQALQYAHEHDVLHRDIKPENLLLTRDGNTLVADFGVARALASEEALTQTGLTVGTPAYMSPEQAAGERQLDARSDIYSLGCVLYEMLCGEPPFTGPTAQAIMAKRFSTSPTPVRVTRPEVPADVDDVVQRALARTPADRFASAGEMAQSLRPSVATPAATGVLERAPARHQEGSHRTRWLVAGGVAALTLVAMVALMRNHDRPVALDRGVIAVAPFRVTGADSSLGYLREGMVDLLSTKLSGTAALRPAPAGAFQPFRLRQAPILHLWQPGRRATPRGRRRYGGCAGRPSPTGHRPCHLSSLRALSPRGGPPRRVRG, from the coding sequence GTGACCGAGACCCTGGAAAGCCTTAAGGCCGCCCTGACCGACCGCTACACGCTCGAGCGCGAGCTCGGCCGTGGTGGCATGGCTACGGTCTATCTCGCGCACGACCTCAGGCACGACCGATCGGTGGCGCTGAAGGTACTCCACCCCGACCTTACCACCACGCTCGGTCCCGATCGCGTCCAGCGCGAAATCCGCTATGCCGCCCGGTTGCAGCACCCGCACATCCTCACCGTGCTCGACTCGGGCGAGTCGGGTGGGCAGCTCTGGTTCACCATGCCGTACGTCGAGGGCGAGAGCCTGCGCGAGCGACTGACGCGCGACCGGCAGCTCTCGCTCGAGGACGCCCTCCGGATCGGGCGCGAAGCAGCACAGGCCCTCCAATACGCCCACGAGCACGACGTCCTCCACCGCGACATCAAGCCCGAGAACCTGCTCCTCACCCGTGACGGCAACACGCTCGTCGCGGACTTCGGGGTGGCCCGCGCACTCGCGAGCGAGGAGGCGCTGACCCAGACCGGGCTCACCGTGGGCACCCCAGCGTACATGAGCCCGGAGCAGGCGGCAGGTGAGCGCCAGCTCGATGCCCGAAGCGACATCTACTCACTGGGGTGCGTGCTGTACGAAATGCTTTGCGGTGAGCCGCCGTTCACGGGACCTACGGCGCAGGCAATCATGGCGAAGCGATTCAGCACTTCGCCTACGCCCGTTCGCGTGACGCGGCCGGAGGTGCCGGCTGACGTGGACGACGTCGTGCAGCGCGCGCTCGCCCGCACGCCGGCGGACCGGTTCGCGTCGGCGGGTGAGATGGCCCAGTCGCTTCGGCCCAGCGTCGCGACGCCGGCCGCCACCGGTGTCCTCGAGCGGGCCCCAGCGCGGCACCAGGAAGGGTCCCACCGCACCCGCTGGCTCGTGGCAGGCGGCGTCGCGGCCCTGACGCTCGTGGCCATGGTGGCGCTCATGCGAAACCACGACCGGCCGGTGGCCCTCGACCGGGGTGTCATCGCCGTCGCCCCCTTCCGGGTCACCGGTGCGGATTCCTCACTCGGCTACCTGCGGGAGGGAATGGTAGACCTCCTGTCGACCAAGCTGAGCGGCACGGCGGCCCTGCGGCCGGCACCCGCGGGTGCCTTTCAACCCTTTCGACTTCGGCAGGCCCCCATTCTTCACCTATGGCAACCTGGTCGCCGCGCGACTCCACGAGGACGCCGGCGATACGGCGGCTGCGCTGGCCGCCCTTCGCCGACGGGTCATCGGCCTTGCCACCTATCCTCACTACGTGCGCTATCGCCGCGAGGAGGGCCGCCTCGCCGCGTCAGAGGGTGA